tccttgaaatgtcacagtttaaCGTCAGAGACGATGTGTTTAAGGACCATCTGAAAGTTGAAATCCAGcaacattttctgttcattcagtgaaaaaataaaataacaaaaaggaaagaatcctggaagcttcagtaaaaaaagcagctgaactTTTCTTTAAGGTTCTTTAAAAAGAACCCAAAAAAGaagttcaaaataaaacttttctgctttttagtaaagaatctggtgcaaatgctttatttgtagagactttttaaaatgagacgtagaatgaagtgattttagtGAAACAGCATGGCTTAAAGCTTAGACTTTGTGAGATGATGCCTTTAACGACCATCTGAAAGTTGAAATCcaacaaaatgttcatttttttcctgtaaaataaagaagagaagtccagaaattgtccaaaatctggtgcaaatattttatttttggagaatttttttaaatgcaacatgtagaatgaagtgattttagaGAAATAACACGATTTAAAGCttaaatttgatcatttttcctGATAGAACTTAATGTCAGCGATGATGCGTTTAAGGACCATCTGAAAGTTGAaattcaacaaagttttctaaCAAAGAATCCAGGAAGCTTCGGTAAGAAAGCAGCTGAACTTTTCTTTAAGGTTTAAAAAGAACCCAGAAAAGaagttcaaaataaaactgttctgCTTTTTAGTctagaatctggtgcaaatactttatttttagaggatttttttaataaagcatGTAGAATGATgttgttttgatgaaataacatgatttaaagcttaaattttgtcattttcctggTTGAATTTCATGTCAGGGTTGATGCGTTTAATGACTATCTGAAAGTTTTctagcaaagaaaacaagaagcttcagtaaaaacagcagctgaatttTTCTTCAGTTACTTTTTCACTGACACTCTTTGGATTCCTTGAATAATCAGACGTGTCgtcagccagcagcagaacaatgtgCTCCATGTTGTTGTTGGTCTTTGGACCCAGTTCTGTTGGTTCTGTCCTGAtaactgcagcagctctgggGTTACTTAACGGACTTTTCTGAGCGGACAGCTGTGTGTTAAAGCTTCCTGAACTTCCTTATCTGAGGTTAAACAGTAACTGATCAAACATGGAGCTGCGTCACTCCGTCAGAGCTTCTCCTGGACTTCAGACCTCCTGAACTTCTGACTCTGTGGGAGGTTTAATCACGTCGGAAACCTGCAGGAACTTTGTCCTTCAGAGGTCAAACTCAAAGTCAGAACCTGAGCTTCACATCATTGATTTCCAGTTTTAGAAAAATGAGTTATTGTTTAAATTGATCTAAAGAACGACAAAACGGGTCAGGCTGAAGctacaaaacaggaaaatattgtTGGAGTTCCAACTTTCAGATGGTCCTTAAACACATCACCACTGACATTCAGTTGTACcaccaaaaaaatctacaaatctGACCTTAAAAATTGTGAACTCACATCAGAATTCTCAGAAACGACAAGAAATACTGAGagaaaaatcactaaaattgttggagatacattcagcatggtgaaacatctttctacaggctggaaacatggaaataaatattcaaaatgacgTAAAACCGGTCCTAATTTACagaaaacttgtccaaaatgacataaactctGTGCAGATTACTAGAAGTTTATCTAAAATGATATACACTCgtccaaaacaaatcaaaacacatctaaacatctcaaaatttgtccatcACAGCATCAATGTCTTAAAACATTAActacaatttgtccaaaatgatttgaaaagtattcaaaatgactaaaacctgTTCAGAATTACAAAAATACAACCTACTGGATCActaaaataaagtcagcatggctcagaaacagtgaacagaggagcaagttgttggagatacattcagcatggtgaaacatctttctactgatgatgagcagagtagagaggaaaagtctggaaacatggagatagaaaaacatctacagcatGAGGAcacaacagagagacaaaactgtcacaaagagacataaaatgacacggatgagacagaaaacaacaaaactgacatacagaacagcaaaactgagagagaaaaatacaaaactgagacagaaaacaaaacagagacgaCAAcacgactacaaagagacataaaacatcagaaaggaaacagaaaacgacacaaaacaaaaaaatgaaacagaaaacatcaaaacaagatggaaaatgagcactgaaagacaaaactgtccaaaggggacaaaaacaagcaaaatgagacacaaaatagtaGAGGAGAGACAATAAATGACAACgaagacataaaatgtccacaaagacgcacaaaacgagaagaaaaatgtgacacaaaatgagggaGACAGGATAAAACTGTCTCTCATTTTGTAGAGGATGTAAAAATCTAAACAGTTAAACGTCTATGGTGTGAGGAGACGACTTTAGTTCCAGAAACATCTGTGGAGACATGTTGGTTCTTCAGACCTGCAGGACTTTAGGTTGAAAAGAGTTTATAGAGTTAGTGAAGGCGTCCCATTTAATCATTATCAGATAAACAGATAATCGTTATCAGAGAGTTCAGATGATCAGCCTCATGTCTTCATGTCTTCATGCATTCAGTCTTCCTTGTTTCCTGGTCTTTGTCTCCATCTAGAGGTCTCTCTGATGAACTTCTGTCCAGTTCAGAGGATCATCGATCAACTTCCTGTctttatgtctttgtggtttCCTGGTTTCTTGTCATCATGTCTTCACGTCTTCCTGGTATCCTGTCCTAATGTCTTCCTGGTTacttgttttcatgttttcctgtcTTCATGTCTTCCTGGTTTTCCTGGttcctgtctttgtgtcttCCTAGTTTCCTGTCcttctgttttcctgtcttcatgtcttcctggttttctgtcttcatgTCTTCCTGGCTTCctgtttacatgttttcctgtcttcatgtttttatagtttcctGTCTTCATGTCTTCCTGGTTTCCTGTCTTCCTGGTTTCCTGTCTTCATGTCTTCCTGGTTTCCTGTCTTCCGGGTTTTCTGTCTTCATGTCTTCCTGGTTTCCTGTCTTCATGTCTTCCTGACttcctgttttcatgttttcctgtcTTCCTGGTTTCCTGTCTTCATGTCTTCTGGTCTACATGTCTTCCTGGTTTCCTGGCTTCGTGTCTTCCTGGTTTCATGTCTTCCTGGTTTCCTGTCTTTTGTTTCCACCTAGAAGTCTCTCTAACTAACTTGTCTTCTGTCCAGATTCGGTCGTATCGGCCGTCTGGTGACTCGAGCTGCCTTCACCTCCAAGAAGGTTCAGATCGTCGCTATCAACGACCCCTTCATCGACCTGGAGTACATGGTGAGACAGGAAGTTTAAGGTCTTTATGGTGAGACGGGAAGTTTAAGGTCTTTATGGTGAGACAGGAAGTTTAAGATCTTTATGGTGAGACAGGAAGTTGGAGTTTAAGGTCTTTATCTGAGACAGGAAGTCAGAGTTTAAGGTCTTTAGATCCTCATAATGTCCAGAGATACGACGATGTGATGAGTTTAAAATACTTGAAGCTCAGTTTTATCcatttctgtttctggtttTCTAGATTtcctttttatgttttgttccttttttgaatgtttttcatcttttctaaCATCTTAATatctttttctaatgtttttaagtcttttatttagttttttcttatattttgctttttctaaGGGCTTCatagtttttcctgtttctttttatttttttaatcatgtcctgttttcttcaactttttagtatcttattgcttttttcctgttctactatttttgccttttccttttttttattgttttattgcctttttctcttttttcagttttttcttactttgtctTTTCTAGTCTTTTGTCTGATTCTAACATTTagtttgaatttagtttttgtcttttctaatctagtttccttttttaaatgacCTTGTATCTCCAGTTTTAAAGGTCCTACAGgaataaactttattattatttcatattttggtGAAAACTGTCTGCTTACTTCCGTCTCGTTGTGTCTTCTTCAGGTTTACATGTTCAAGTACGACTCGACTCACGGACGCTTTAAGGGCGAAGTGAAGATTGAAGGAGACAAACTGGTGATCGACGGACAGAAGATCACCGTTTTCCATGAGTCGGTTCAGCTGCTGGGTTTAATTTTAACCCATTAATGCACATTTATGAAGACAAACGTCAGTAAAACCACATTCTGACCTTCGTTCTGTGTTGTTCTATCAGGAGGGATCCAGCCAACATTAAATGGGGTGAAGCTGGAGCTCAGTACGTGGTTGAGTCCACCGGAGTCTTCACCACCATTGAGAAGGCTTCAGTACgtataattattaaaataaatgtaaaaaatattctcTTTTATACTGAAAACTCTGATTTACTGACTTCACCACCATCGAGAAGACTTCGgtatgtattattattaaaataaatgtaagatATGTGGAATTTATTATCAAAAAGACTGATTTAATGGCCTCTCTACCATCCAGAAGGTCTCTATATGTCCTGATTATTGtaataaatgtgaatatattGAGTTAGTTACTGATTTCTGCTTTCACCTCCCCAGTCTCACCTGAAGGGCGGCGCTAAGAGAGTCATCATCTCGGCTCCCAGCGCCGATGCTCCCATGTTTGTGATGGGAGTCAACCATGAGAAGTACAACAACTCCCTGCAGGTGGTCAGGTGAGGAAgcatcttattattattattattattattattattattattattattattattattattattattattattattattattattattattattattattattattattattatacatggaTGTGAGTTCTGTctcttcagagggttaaaaaaaagcgGCACTTTGAACAGATTCTAAACCCAAACCGTTTAGTTCTACAACCTGGACAGAGTTTCCATGTAgagattataaaataaaaacgaTCCTTCTggtattttcagtatttttctaaGATCTCACATCATCCTAAAGTAGAATTCTAAGAACAGTACTGGTTCTACAGGAAGTTTTCTGGAGAACTAACTGAAGAATCTCTTCAACACATGGTTCTTCAGTTGGTTCTAGTAGAAGTTCTCTGAGTAGCCATCCGAAGAAACTTTTGAACAAATAGTTCTTCAGTTGGTTCTACAGGAAGTTCTCTGGGAAGAACCATCTCTTCAAGAGGTTATTCACTTGGCTCCCCCAGAGAACTTCCTGTAGAACCAACTGAAGAACCTCTTGAACATAAAATTCTCCATGTTCCTTATGGTTTAAAAGTTGTTCATGATTATTGCGTTATTTAGGAATATTTCTCTCCAAGTTCCTTCAGAAGAATGTCTTGGTTTAGACAAAATAAAGTGACCTGATGTCTGGTTCTCCTACAGTAACGCCTCCTGCACCACCAACTGTCTGGCTCCTCTGGCGAAGGTCATCAACGACAACTTTGGCATCGTGGAGGGTCTGATGGTGAGGAGGAATTCTGTCGGTGCCGCCAGGTTCTCGGATCAGATCGAtcaataatctttttttttcttctttttcttcagagCACCGTTCACGCCGTCACGGCTACCCAGAAGACGGTGGACGGACCGTCAGGGAAGCTGTGGAGGGACGGACGTGGAGCCAGCCAGAACATCATCCCGGCCTCCACCGGCGCCGCAAAGGCCGTGGGGAAGGTGATCCCCGAGCTCAACGGGTCGGTACCAGCAGGACTCTGAGGTAGCAGCTGGTTCTGTATAAAGACACAGAATATTCAGGTTCTGATCCATGTCTCACAGGAAACTGACCGGCATGGCCTTCAGGGTTCCCACCCCCAACGTGTCCGTGGTCGACCTGACCGTCCGTCTGCAGAAACCCGTGAGTTTATCAAATAAATCCAAATAAATTAAACCAGCGAGTGAACTAAcatcaaatataataaaatacacaaatccGATATTTCATTGAAGTTTATTCACTGAGAGCAGCTGATCTACAAACTCTCCAGTCTTCAGGAGATCTTCTGATTCCTTCAACAGATTCCAAAtaagatgttttaaatgtttctttaacgTTATTCTTGAAACCAGCTTTTCCTCTTTCAGGCCAAATACGACGACATCAAGAAGGTTCTGAAAGCTGCATCTGACGGACCCATGAAGGGAATTCTGGGATACACAGAACACCAGGTACGGAACCGGACCTCCCTTTAGAACAGAACACCAGGTAGAGAACTGGACCTCCCTTTAGAACAGAAAACCAGGTAGAGAACTGGACCTCACCTTAGAACAGAACACCAGGTAGAGAACCGGACCTCCCTTTAGAACAGAACACCAGGTACAGAACCGGACCTCCCTTTAGAACAGAACACCAGGTAGAGAACCGGACCTCACCTTAGAACAGAACACCAGGTAGAGAACTGGACCTCCCTTTAGAACAGAACACCAGGTACGGAACCGGACCTCCCTTTAGAACAGAACACCAGGTACAGAACCGGACCTCCCTTTAGAACAGAACACCAGGTAGAGAACCGGACCTCACCTTAGAACAGAACACCAGGTAGAGAACTGGACCTCCCTTTAGAACAGAACACGAGGTACGGAACTGGACCTCCCTTTAGAACAGAAAACCAGGTACGGAACCGGACCTCCCTTTAGAACAGAACACCAGGTAGAGAACCGGACCTCACCTTAGAACAGAACACCAGGTAGAGAACTGGACCTCCCTTTAGAACAGAACACCAGATACGGAACCAGACCTCCCTTTAGAACAGAACACCAGGTAGAGAACTGGACCTCACCTTAGAACAGAACACCAGGTAGAGAACCGGACCTCCCCTTAGAACAGAACTGCAGGTAGAGAACAGAACACCAGGTAGAGAACCGGTCCTCACCTTAGAACAGAACACCAGGTAGAGAACTGGTCCTCACCTTAGAACAGAACACCAAGTAGAGAACAGAACACCAGGTAGAGAACCGGACCGAACCTTAGAACAGAACACCAGGTAAAGAACAGAACACCAGGTAAAGAACCAGACCCCACCTTAGAACAGAACACCAGGTAGAGAACCGGACCTCACCTTAGAACAGAACACCAGGTACGGAACCGGACCTCCCTTTAGAACAGAACACCAGGTACGGAACCGGACCTCCCTTTAGAACAGAACACCAGGTACGGAACCGGACCTCCCTTTAGAACAGAACACCAGGTAGAGAACCGGACCTCACCTTAGAACAGAACACCTGGTAGAGAACTGGACCTCCCTTTAGAACAGAAAACCAGGTAGAGAACTGGACCTCACCTTAGAACAGAACACCAGGTACGGAACCGGACCTCCCTTTAGAACAGAACACCAGGTACGGAACCGGACCTCCCTTTAGAACAGAACACCAGGTAGAGAACCGGACCTCACCTTAGAACAGAACACCTGGTAGAGAACTGGACCTCCCTTTAGAACAGAACACCAGGTAGAGAACTGGACCTCACCTTAGAACAGAACACCAGGTAGAGAACCGGACCTCCCCTTAGAACAGAACACCAGGTAGAGAACTGGTCCTCACCTTAGAACAGAACACCAGGTAGAGAACCGGACCAAACCTTAGAACAGAACACCAGGTACGGAACCGGACCTCCCTTTAGAACAGAACACCAGGTAGAGAAGAGAACACCAGGTAGAGAACCGGACCTCCCTTTAGAACAGAACACCAGGTAGAGAAGAGAACACCAGGTAGAGAACCGGACCTCCCTTTAGAACAGAACACCAGGTAGAGAACAGAACAGCAGGTAGAGAACCGGACCTCCCTTTAGAACAGAACTGCAGGTAGAGAACAGAACACCAGGTAGAGAACCGGTCCTCACCTTAGAACAGAACACCAGGTAGAGAACTGGTCCTCACCTTAGAACAGAACACCAGGTAGAGAACCGGACCAAACCTTAGAACAGAACACCAGGTACGGAACCGGACCTCCCTTTAGAACAGAACACCAGGTAGAGAAGAGAACACCAGGTAGAGAACCGGACCTCCCTTTAGAACAGAACATCAGGTAGAGAACAGAACAGCAGGTAGAGAACCGGACCTCACCTTAGAACAGAACCCAGGTATTTAATGAACTGGTTCTCCTGCAGGTCGTCTCCACTGACTTTAATGGCGACTCTCACTCCTCCATCTTTGATGCTGGCGCCGGCATCGCCCTCAACGACAACTTTGTGAAGCTGGTGTCCTGGTGAGTCTGAAACCTTCACAGCATGGAACAGGAACATTTAACAACCAGTCTGAGAAATTTTAGCTCCATAGAGCCGATACTTTCCaagatattttctttcagaatctGCCCGTCGACCCACTTTCATCACAGAATTAAATCTGAATCTGTTTCaacaacaacatctgaggaactactgaagataaaaacataaaatcatctgttatttctcatcatgttattgattcagaatctatAATATTGGACAGCAGatcaataatctctgattattgGGGAGCTGGAAGTTGAAAAAActggtttcatgtcattttaaacaactttgagtctttgtggatgagttttaagtaatttaaggcaaatttattgtcattttggacactttttgagtaattttggaaagTTTCAAGTCACtaaggacaaaaaaacacataattgtatctctgatttgcctgattttgtatcataaaatatggatatttcaAGATATTTTGGAAATAAGATTTGTTTTATAATTTGTCTTTCCCTGAAATTAGTCTGTTTGagcaacaatatctgaggaactactgaagataaaaacctgaaattttctgttttctcaaaaaataaactacgaaacaaatcaaacttccaaaatatctttgtaaatatccatattttattatATGAATCAGGCAAATCAGATAAAGTTAAGAGTGTTTATAGTCCTTAttgacctgcagctttccaaaattactgaaagtgttcaaaatgacactaaatttgtTAATAAAACGCACAAAATTTGCcttaaattactcaaaacttgtccataAGGACTCaaagtgtctaaaatgacatgaaacacgttttttcatatttcaactcagtcataatcagagattattgatctactgtccaatattacagattctgaatcaatgacatgacgagaaataagagagaaaatgccAGGTTtatatctttaatagttcctcagatgttgttgttcaaacagacttaatgagaggaaaaaaaccTCCTGGAACCTCAAAGTAATTGAAATCCATCTGAATTTCACAGATGATGTTAAATATTTCTATGTAATGAAAAAGGATCAAACGTCCGCTGATGATTCCAGATGAACTAATCCTGACTTTCTTCTGTTCCAGGTACGACAACGAGTTCGGCTACAGTAACAGAGTCTGTGATCTGATGGCTCACATGGCTACTAAAGAGTAAAACCTCGTCGTCacgttctccaagttctccaggGTTCTAGATAAACCCTGTTCTGCTCCTGGTTTCATCAGACAGTCGACTCGTTCCAACGCCTTTAAACTGCAGATCAGTATTTTTGTACGAAGCTTTGTGTTCTGTAGCGGCGAAGGTGAGAGTCTGAATGAAGCCCTGTTTGTGAGATCCACGGTCCCTGTTTGTTGATTCCATTCTCTGTTCAGCTGCTGGAATTAATAAagtcaacaaacaaacaacaaacgtCTCTACAGCGGTTCCTTTCATGACACTGACTGATTCTCTGACTGATTCTCTGACTGATTCTGACTGATTCTGATTCTTTGATTCTCTGACTGATTCTGACTGATTCTTTGACTGTCTGGCTGATTCTCTGACTGATTCGTTGATTCTCTGATTCTGACTGATTCTGACTGATTCTCACTGATTCTCTGACTGATTCTCGGacaataaaaataccaaaaatggtaaataaagctttaatcatatttgttgttttttttaaaaaatgtgtgtatattccaagttaaatttaaaatagtaaaaatttacttttaatttacagcattttattaaattaccgATGATATCTGGTAAAACcagttgactgtaaaataaataaaagccagAATGTTAATTTCCATGAATCTTTATGAAGACGTTTAGAGTCTTTCAGCCTGAAACTAAAGTGattctgtcagtttttaaagATTCCTCCAATAAAACCTCcaaacataaacaacatttaCAGTCGGACTGGATGAAagtctgaaataaatgaaaatatgtaagatttttccaggattttttgtgtttaatctCCAGAAGTGAAGCCACAGATCAGCTGATTGACCTTCATGCAGGACTTTAAGAGGATCTTTGAGTTATTTAGTGCAGAAACCGATTTTAAAGTTGAACCTgatgaacaaacaaaaacagaaagatgataaatcaGAGGATCAACGAGTTCAGAGAgcggctttaaaaaaaacaggttgaatgttaatattttaaccTCATCCAACCTCCTGATTCTCTGCAGTGGAGGATCTACTGTGGAGGTTTTAGTGAGGAATGAGACTGAAAATGTTTATCTGTGGTTttcaaacaaacattaaatcCCCATAagtaagaaaacaaaatcaggaagagagaaaaaaaaagtttatatcAGAGCTGCCTTCTGAACAGAGGAGGACCCGCCTCTCAGTTCAAACTGGCCAATCAAGGCACAGCTGTTATCCAATCATATGTGACCCACCTGCTCAGTGAACCAAtcacagagcagctctgcaggtTCCTCTGGACCAGATGGAAGAAGGTCAGGGGATTTTATGAGATTTCTGCTTTAATATAAACTGAACTTTAAGGTGAAAATTCTCTGTTTCGCTGCTGGAATAAATAAagtcaacaaacaaacaaccaagcAACAAATGTCTCTATGATGGTTCCTTCAAAACACTCACTGATTGCCTGATTCTCTGACTCATTGTCTGATTCTCTAACAGATTCTCTGATTCTCTGACTGATTCTCTGACAGATTTTCTCATTCTCTGCCTGATTCTCTCACTGAGTCTTTGATTCTATGACTGATTCTTTGATTGATTCTCTGACTGATTTTCTGATTCTCTGTCAGATTCTTTTATTCTCTGACTGATTCTCTGATTCTTTTATTCTCTGACAGATTCTCTGACTGATTCTTTTATTCTCTGACTGATTCTCTGATTCTCTGACTGATTCTCAGATTCTTTGATTCTCTGACTGATTCTTTTATTCTCTGACAGATTCTCTGACTGATTCTCTGATTCTCTGACTGATTCTCAGATTCTGTGATTCTCTGACTgattctttctctccctctgatCATTTCTAACCGTCTGTGGGTGAGTTCCTCTTTAGATGAGCAGCTGATGGATTTAGAGTCGGCTTCAGATTAAGGttacataaaaacagcagatcTTCTCTGAGAGTCGAACAGGAATCAAAGATGGAGGTGAGAAGAGTTCAGAGGTTtttgttttagtggaaaaaaacagatttcagaGAAGATTCCGGATCCTTTCTGTCCTCATGTGACTCCTCATGTTTGAACCTTTTTTAACCTGACAGAAGCTTTGAACATTCCAGGCCTGAGAGGTGAGAACGTTCTGGTTCTACTTTATTTATCAGAAACCTGAAACAATCAGCACCAAGTCAGATTGTAAAACTGAtctaaagctgcaaaaatgaggaaaacagcagcaggaaaaagactttaaaggATCCGTTCATGttcagaaatgtttgtttttatgttcttgTCTATCAGTTGTTCTATCGTCTGTTTCAGAACCTCAGTCCGtcctccacagagctgcagatgaGCAGCGACAGAATCCGAACCAATAAACTCCAATCTTCCTTTAAAGCTGCAGCGCTGCTTTAAGCTCCTTGTTCTCTTAATCTGGATTTTCTAAAGGAGCTTCTGCTGTTGTTCTCTGAGCTTTAAAagaacagagattaaaaattcAATCTTCAGGAGGAAACATCACTTCTGTTCTCCTGATCCACATCAGTTAGCAGGCTGGGTTCTGAGTTTTTGGCTGCACAaggttctgtctggttctaCAGGAGTTTATCTCTGGTTCTGTGGGAAGTTACCTCTGGTTCTGTACAaggttctgtctggttctgtACGAGGTTCTTTCTGGTTCTACAGGAATTTATCACTGGTTCTGTAGAGGTTTCTCTGTGGTCCTGTACGAGGTTCTTTCTGGTTCTGCATGAGTTTCTCTCTGGTTCTACAGGAATTTATCTCTGGTTCTACAGGAGTTTATCTGGTTCTGTAGGAGTTTCTGTCTGGTTCTACAGGAGTTTATCTCTGGTTCTGCCGGAGTTTCTCTGTAGTTCTGTAGGAGTTCCTCTCTGGTTCTGTAGGAATTCCTCTGGTTCTGCAGGAGTTTATCTCTGGTTCTGTAGGAGTTTCTCTCTGGTTCTGCAGGAGTGTCTCTGTGGTTCTGCAGGAATTTCTGTCTGGTTCTGCAggaggttctgtctggttctaCAGGAATTTATTTCTGGTTCTGCAGGAGTTTATCTGGTTCTGTAGGAGTTTCTGTCTGGTTCTACAGGAGTTTATCTCTGGTTCTGCAGGAGTGTCTCTGTGGTTCTGCAGGAATTTCTGTCTGGTTCTGCAggaggttctgtctggttctaCAGGAATTTATTTCTGGTTCTGCAGGAGTTCCTCTCTGGTTCTGCAGGAATTCCTCTGGTTCTGCAGGAGTTTATCTCTGGTTCTGTAGGAGTTTCTCTGTGGTTCTGCAGGAATTTCTGCCTGGTTCTGCAGGTGTTCCTCTCTGGTTCTGCAGGAGTTTATCTGGTTCTGCAGGAGTTCCTCTGCTCTCGGTTCTGTTGTGGATCATTGATGGGACATGATGGGTCTCAGCGGGGCTCCTGGTTCGTCCCGTCGTCCGTCCAGCTGCTTTTCATCTCCAGATTGTCTCCATCTGCAGATGTCGCTGTCGCCGTGTTCCTCATCTTCACAGGTAACACGAGTCTTATCAGAACCAAACCACCGATTCTTATCAGAACCAAACCACCGATTCTTATCA
This genomic stretch from Amphiprion ocellaris isolate individual 3 ecotype Okinawa chromosome 9, ASM2253959v1, whole genome shotgun sequence harbors:
- the gapdh gene encoding glyceraldehyde-3-phosphate dehydrogenase, translating into MVKVGINGFGRIGRLVTRAAFTSKKVQIVAINDPFIDLEYMVYMFKYDSTHGRFKGEVKIEGDKLVIDGQKITVFHERDPANIKWGEAGAQYVVESTGVFTTIEKASSHLKGGAKRVIISAPSADAPMFVMGVNHEKYNNSLQVVSNASCTTNCLAPLAKVINDNFGIVEGLMSTVHAVTATQKTVDGPSGKLWRDGRGASQNIIPASTGAAKAVGKVIPELNGKLTGMAFRVPTPNVSVVDLTVRLQKPAKYDDIKKVLKAASDGPMKGILGYTEHQVVSTDFNGDSHSSIFDAGAGIALNDNFVKLVSWYDNEFGYSNRVCDLMAHMATKE